A region of Myxococcus stipitatus DSM 14675 DNA encodes the following proteins:
- a CDS encoding dipeptidase, whose translation MNRRLPRLLTALPVSAALVAPPVLACTSMLVNKGATADGATLMTYAADAHELYGELYHTPARRHAAGAQRDIIEWDTGKFLGRIPEAPVTYSVIGNMNEHQLSIGESTFTGRKELEGPAGIIDYGSLIYITLERARTAREAITVMTKLVAEHGYASTGESFSIADPKEAWLLEMIGKGEGKKGAVWVARKLPEGHITAHANQSRIEQFPLNDPENTLYSPDVISFAREKGWFKGADKDFSFAETYHPLDFGGQRFSEARVWSIFRRAAPSRNFGPEYADGSAPGKRLPLWVKPDQKLSVQDVMGLMRDHFENTPLDMSKDVGAGPYAMPYRWRPMTWEVDGKKYVHERAISTQQTGFSFVAQMRASMPAPIGGVLWFGVDDTSMTVYTPMYAGIREVPRNFSQGVASRGAFSWDSSFWVFNWVSNQAYARWSDVSVDVHKEQGALEGQFLADQADIERTALEHYKRSPEEARRFLTTYSVQQGEKVHARWKKLGETLLVKYIDGNVRDEQGKVNHPKYPDGWYRRIAQEKGKSLQMPPEPEAPKPAPAPAPVAAPAPKAAPAQPAKPTVAPAP comes from the coding sequence ATGAACCGACGACTGCCCCGACTGCTCACCGCGCTGCCTGTCTCGGCCGCGCTGGTTGCTCCGCCCGTGCTCGCGTGTACCAGCATGCTGGTCAACAAGGGCGCCACGGCGGATGGCGCCACGCTGATGACCTACGCCGCGGACGCGCACGAGCTGTATGGCGAGCTGTACCACACGCCCGCGCGCCGCCACGCGGCCGGCGCCCAGCGCGACATCATCGAGTGGGACACCGGCAAGTTCCTGGGCCGCATCCCCGAGGCGCCGGTGACGTACTCCGTCATCGGCAACATGAACGAGCACCAGCTCTCCATCGGCGAGTCCACCTTCACGGGCCGCAAGGAGCTGGAGGGGCCCGCGGGCATCATCGACTACGGCTCGCTCATCTACATCACGCTGGAGCGCGCCAGGACGGCGCGCGAGGCCATCACCGTGATGACGAAGCTGGTGGCCGAGCACGGCTATGCCTCCACCGGCGAGTCCTTCTCCATCGCCGACCCGAAGGAGGCCTGGCTCCTGGAGATGATTGGCAAGGGCGAGGGGAAGAAGGGCGCGGTGTGGGTGGCGCGCAAGCTGCCCGAAGGGCACATCACCGCGCACGCCAACCAGTCGCGCATCGAGCAGTTCCCGCTGAACGACCCGGAGAACACGCTCTACTCGCCGGACGTCATCTCGTTCGCGCGCGAGAAGGGCTGGTTCAAGGGCGCGGACAAGGACTTCAGCTTCGCGGAGACGTACCACCCGCTCGACTTCGGCGGGCAGCGCTTCTCCGAGGCGCGTGTGTGGAGCATCTTCCGCCGCGCGGCGCCGTCGCGGAACTTCGGCCCGGAGTACGCGGATGGCTCCGCGCCGGGCAAGCGGCTGCCCCTGTGGGTGAAGCCGGACCAGAAGCTGTCCGTGCAGGACGTCATGGGGCTGATGCGGGACCACTTCGAGAACACGCCCCTGGACATGTCCAAGGACGTGGGCGCCGGCCCCTACGCGATGCCCTACCGCTGGCGGCCCATGACGTGGGAGGTGGACGGCAAGAAGTACGTCCACGAGCGCGCCATCTCCACGCAGCAGACGGGCTTCTCCTTCGTCGCGCAGATGCGCGCCTCCATGCCGGCCCCCATCGGCGGCGTGCTGTGGTTCGGCGTGGATGACACGTCCATGACTGTCTACACGCCCATGTACGCGGGCATCCGCGAGGTGCCCCGGAACTTCTCCCAGGGCGTGGCCAGCCGCGGCGCCTTCTCCTGGGACTCGTCCTTCTGGGTGTTCAACTGGGTGTCCAACCAGGCCTATGCGCGCTGGAGCGACGTCTCCGTGGACGTGCACAAGGAGCAGGGCGCGCTGGAGGGGCAGTTCCTGGCGGACCAGGCGGACATCGAGCGCACCGCGCTGGAGCACTACAAGCGCAGCCCGGAGGAGGCCCGCCGCTTCCTCACCACGTACTCCGTCCAGCAGGGTGAGAAGGTCCACGCGCGCTGGAAGAAGCTCGGGGAGACGCTGCTCGTGAAGTACATCGACGGCAACGTCCGCGACGAGCAGGGCAAGGTGAACCACCCGAAGTACCCGGACGGCTGGTACCGCCGCATCGCCCAGGAGAAGGGCAAGAGCCTGCAGATGCCCCCGGAGCCGGAGGCCCCCAAGCCGGCCCCGGCCCCCGCTCCGGTGGCCGCCCCCGCCCCCAAGGCGGCGCCGGCCCAGCCCGCGAAGCCCACCGTGGCCCCGGCCCCGTAG
- a CDS encoding MarR family winged helix-turn-helix transcriptional regulator yields the protein MKETATGEPEPHEGERLKGPPLGEVLEFMRLLWAVDHGLQSTSKRMESTLGLTGPQRLVIRLVGRFPGITAGTLAQILHVHPSTLTGVLKRLEKRGLLERKSDPLDGRKALFALTESGRSLDIPSEGTVESAVQRVLARMSRNRILATQDVLTALAQELGGVPAPAESAEESSDGKPDAR from the coding sequence ATGAAGGAAACGGCCACTGGGGAGCCGGAACCCCACGAAGGCGAGCGGCTCAAGGGCCCGCCGCTCGGTGAAGTGCTCGAGTTCATGCGGCTGCTGTGGGCCGTGGACCACGGGCTGCAGTCCACCTCGAAGCGGATGGAGTCGACGCTGGGCCTCACCGGTCCGCAGCGGCTGGTCATCCGGCTGGTGGGACGCTTCCCCGGCATCACCGCGGGCACGCTGGCGCAGATTCTCCATGTCCACCCCAGCACCCTGACGGGCGTGCTCAAGCGGCTGGAGAAGCGCGGCCTGCTGGAGCGCAAGTCGGACCCGCTGGACGGACGCAAGGCGCTGTTCGCGCTCACCGAGTCCGGCCGCTCGCTCGACATCCCCTCCGAGGGCACCGTCGAGTCCGCCGTGCAGCGGGTGCTCGCTCGCATGTCGCGCAACCGCATCCTCGCCACCCAGGACGTGCTCACCGCGCTCGCCCAGGAGTTGGGAGGCGTCCCCGCGCCGGCCGAGTCCGCCGAGGAGTCCTCGGACGGCAAGCCGGACGCTCGCTGA
- a CDS encoding DUF4175 family protein — protein MNLDTPQSPGPELPPPPPPPPSAPTPVGVSSRGRGVEALLQAVRVRQRRFLWLQGAALGVLAAAALTVGGGLLGLVAPRVGGSLVGIAVPVGVALACVFGLWLARRRVGDDVLTARRVGQRRPELSLDVLAAVELMRERGGHANGSPELADAFLQQMDQRVRTVDVRAIVDVRPVQRAGLLGFGGLLLLALVLGIWGEKWSAGLKRIVEVSRAPETQAQAEPITGDIELTYRYPAYTGLSQRTVPGTDGAVSAPAGTEVQLKTRSDRAIERAELVLNGTESVPLKVTGNRDLEGTFIAKQSGHYRFVFYGKREKPLAVGPDISLTVEADKPPQVTLMTPAAELEVDPGQKVTLKYEATDDYGLSSLSLVFRKPGAQQDTRVQLRREDGRRSRDTYAWDLGSLKVDPGDRITYFVEAQDNDAVEGPKKGVSRTQVLRIYSAAEHHRAALEKAEQLWGRMVDHLADRLEGPDREKQKDPQAIAAAGSVDTSGQQLITDMRTLAQTLSRERDVPSELVSALANISESLGSHIGGTADFRRLYLRTQRARGEDWGTGNRLSAVVTEEIGELEKDILYLEALLDRQKLEALQEMAKQLSQERRELSRLIEEFKANPDESARQAVMEQIQQLKARIQELMQRMAEMRKGIRDEHLNAEALSEMMKDQDLQSALDDVEKLMREGKTDEALAKLQELGMQMDEMLKGLDDANEEFGGEQYPELAEKFGKFMEDLKGTVDEQQRVADQTRKLRDQARAQNKERLSERGQAIKDDLMRKVQQAQQTYDKLNPEHLNSRAARPLEEIQSELSNVENALKVNDFDLASEAATRAEDAARQLSTLGEQQKQLDEMFGNPPEVRQQSAELAQRLERDARNVQDINRQLQSLFPPPGSQLSQQEKQQLQQLSQEQQQLEQRTQNLRQQMEEMEQTAPLFGEEAAQQMEGVGQRMGEAAQRMQGKDPGRGYGEQQAALEGLRQFQQQMQQGQKGRKGGLPLPGGMSGRKQGNAGRDPKDQVELPDEDAFQAPKEFRKDLLDAMKQGAPEKYREQVKRYYEELVK, from the coding sequence GTGAACCTCGACACCCCGCAGAGCCCAGGCCCCGAGCTGCCGCCCCCGCCTCCTCCGCCTCCGAGCGCGCCCACCCCGGTGGGAGTGTCCTCGCGAGGCCGGGGCGTGGAGGCGCTGCTCCAGGCCGTGCGCGTGCGGCAGCGGCGCTTCCTGTGGCTCCAGGGCGCGGCGCTCGGGGTGCTGGCCGCCGCCGCGCTGACGGTGGGCGGCGGGCTGCTGGGGCTGGTGGCCCCGAGGGTGGGCGGCTCCCTCGTGGGAATCGCGGTGCCGGTGGGGGTGGCGCTGGCGTGTGTCTTCGGGCTGTGGCTCGCGCGGCGGCGCGTGGGCGACGACGTGCTCACCGCGCGGCGGGTGGGCCAGCGTCGGCCGGAGCTGTCCCTGGACGTGCTGGCCGCGGTGGAGCTGATGCGCGAGCGCGGCGGACACGCCAACGGCTCGCCGGAGCTGGCGGACGCGTTCCTCCAGCAGATGGACCAGCGCGTGCGCACCGTGGACGTGCGCGCCATCGTCGACGTGCGCCCCGTCCAGCGCGCGGGCCTCCTCGGCTTCGGCGGGCTCCTGCTCCTCGCGCTGGTGCTGGGCATCTGGGGCGAGAAGTGGAGCGCGGGGCTCAAGCGCATCGTGGAGGTGTCGCGCGCGCCGGAGACGCAGGCCCAGGCGGAGCCCATCACCGGGGACATCGAGCTGACGTACCGCTACCCCGCCTACACGGGCCTGTCCCAGCGCACCGTCCCCGGCACCGACGGCGCGGTGAGCGCGCCCGCGGGCACCGAGGTCCAGCTCAAGACGCGCTCGGACCGCGCCATCGAGCGCGCGGAGCTGGTCCTCAACGGCACCGAGTCCGTGCCCCTGAAGGTCACCGGCAACCGGGACTTGGAGGGCACCTTCATCGCGAAGCAGAGCGGCCACTACCGCTTCGTCTTCTACGGCAAGCGCGAGAAGCCCCTCGCGGTGGGCCCGGACATCTCGCTCACGGTGGAGGCCGACAAGCCGCCGCAGGTGACGCTGATGACGCCCGCGGCGGAGCTGGAGGTGGACCCGGGGCAGAAGGTGACGCTCAAGTACGAGGCCACCGACGACTACGGCCTGTCGTCCCTGTCGCTCGTGTTCCGCAAGCCGGGCGCGCAGCAGGACACGCGCGTGCAGCTGCGGCGCGAGGACGGACGGCGCAGCCGCGACACGTACGCGTGGGACTTGGGCTCGCTCAAGGTGGACCCCGGCGACCGGATTACGTACTTCGTGGAGGCCCAGGACAACGACGCGGTGGAGGGCCCCAAGAAGGGCGTCAGCCGCACGCAGGTGCTGCGCATCTACTCCGCCGCCGAGCACCACCGCGCCGCGCTGGAGAAGGCCGAGCAGCTGTGGGGCCGCATGGTGGACCACCTCGCGGACCGCCTGGAGGGGCCGGACCGGGAGAAGCAGAAGGACCCGCAGGCCATCGCCGCCGCGGGCTCGGTGGACACCAGCGGCCAGCAGCTCATCACCGACATGCGCACCCTGGCGCAGACGCTGTCGCGCGAGCGCGACGTGCCCTCCGAGCTGGTCTCCGCGCTCGCCAACATCTCCGAGTCGCTGGGCAGCCACATCGGCGGCACCGCGGACTTCCGCCGCCTCTACCTGCGCACGCAGCGCGCGCGGGGCGAGGACTGGGGCACCGGCAACCGCCTGTCCGCCGTGGTGACGGAGGAGATTGGCGAGCTGGAGAAGGACATCCTCTACCTGGAGGCGCTGCTGGACCGGCAGAAGCTGGAGGCGCTCCAGGAGATGGCCAAGCAGCTCTCGCAGGAGCGGCGCGAGCTGTCGCGGCTCATCGAGGAGTTCAAGGCGAACCCGGACGAGTCCGCGCGCCAGGCGGTGATGGAGCAGATTCAGCAGCTCAAGGCGCGCATCCAGGAGCTGATGCAGCGCATGGCGGAGATGCGCAAGGGCATCCGCGACGAGCACCTCAACGCCGAGGCCCTGTCCGAGATGATGAAGGACCAGGACCTGCAAAGCGCCCTGGACGACGTGGAGAAGCTGATGCGCGAGGGCAAGACGGACGAGGCGCTCGCGAAGCTCCAGGAGCTGGGCATGCAGATGGACGAGATGCTCAAGGGCCTGGACGACGCCAACGAGGAGTTCGGCGGGGAGCAGTACCCGGAGCTGGCGGAGAAGTTCGGCAAGTTCATGGAGGACCTGAAGGGCACCGTGGACGAGCAGCAGCGCGTGGCGGACCAGACGCGCAAGCTGCGCGACCAGGCCCGGGCGCAGAACAAGGAGCGGCTGAGCGAGCGCGGCCAGGCCATCAAGGACGACCTGATGCGCAAGGTGCAGCAGGCCCAGCAGACCTACGACAAGCTCAACCCGGAGCACCTCAACAGCCGCGCCGCGCGCCCGCTGGAGGAGATTCAGTCCGAGCTGAGCAACGTGGAGAACGCGCTGAAGGTGAATGACTTCGACCTGGCCTCGGAGGCCGCCACGCGCGCGGAGGACGCGGCCCGGCAATTGTCCACGCTGGGCGAGCAGCAGAAGCAGCTCGACGAGATGTTCGGCAACCCGCCCGAGGTGCGCCAGCAGTCCGCGGAGCTGGCCCAGCGGCTGGAGCGCGACGCGCGCAACGTGCAGGACATCAACCGCCAGCTCCAGTCGCTCTTCCCGCCTCCCGGCTCGCAGCTCTCCCAGCAGGAGAAGCAGCAGCTCCAGCAGCTCTCCCAGGAGCAGCAGCAGCTGGAGCAGCGCACGCAGAACCTGCGTCAGCAGATGGAGGAGATGGAGCAGACGGCGCCGCTGTTCGGCGAGGAGGCCGCGCAGCAGATGGAGGGCGTGGGCCAGCGCATGGGTGAGGCCGCGCAGCGGATGCAGGGCAAGGACCCGGGCCGAGGCTACGGCGAGCAGCAGGCGGCGCTGGAGGGCCTGCGCCAGTTCCAGCAGCAGATGCAGCAGGGCCAGAAGGGCCGCAAGGGCGGACTGCCCTTGCCGGGCGGCATGAGCGGACGCAAGCAGGGCAACGCGGGCAGGGACCCGAAGGACCAGGTGGAGCTGCCGGACGAGGATGCCTTCCAGGCGCCCAAGGAGTTCCGCAAGGACCTGCTGGACGCGATGAAGCAGGGCGCGCCGGAGAAGTACCGCGAGCAGGTGAAGCGCTACTACGAGGAGCTGGTGAAGTGA